From the Populus nigra chromosome 13, ddPopNigr1.1, whole genome shotgun sequence genome, the window tagaaaaaaaatttaattcaaactctccttttttatgtatttttaaaaactttttgattaagaccctttctattttttagatcattaattgttcaattaaataaaaaatagatttaaaaagacAAGATTATTAAACTCACAAGGGACATGACTTAGCTTATGGGTTGAATATGTTAACCTAGTTTGACTCAGatctattaaaaatatcattattttagttttttttattaaaaaaacattagatcgatttcattttatttttgttcaaagCAAATAGGATTTTTGCTTGATTAGCCAAGTTATCGTTGTGCTAATATTGATATTTATTGGCACgtataagttttatttaattttaaatcaatatttttttttgttgctagaAACTTACAATAACAACAGTTGTATTTTTtcttacactaaaaaaaatcttaattcaacCCGTAACAAAACGCTGGTGAGGTGAGGTAACTAGTATTCTTAGAACCGTCCCTTTAGATAAAGGACCGCTTAAGATCACcagcaaacaaaattaaagaatcaAGAATATTAGAATATAAAAACTAACATATATGTGCCAAAGATGCCATTCGTTGTAATTAAACTATTAAGACAGACATTATTGGAATTGTATAAAGAGAACAAAAGCTTTCAATATTGTGGCAGAATTGTCTTTAGTATATGCCCCAGAGAagcatcaaaatataaattaattagggTATGGCAGGAGAGCTCACACCTGGCCACAGATCATAATGACTACAGGCATTTATTATAAGCTTACAAGATGCTTGGTTCGTACTTGTTCTTAATTGCAATATTGAAAATGAATTGATTTAGTTTAGGAGactatattttagaatttaaggACTTGTTGAGCCATGATCCATGCCTTCCAGCCAGATGGTTTTTTGGCTATGATCTCGGCCCTCTCTTCTGTTGTTTCTTGCTGCACCTGTTTCTTGCACAGCACAAAATTCCTTCCCTCGTGAGAACCTATTGGTTCCCATGGATTCAACGCTAAATGAAACGAACACCAATGAATTATATATcataatgatatatataaataattagatcCCACCCATTAGTTTGTTAacctgattaaattaaaaaaaaaacactggcatataaatgaaattaaatccaCGAAACACCAAATTATAAgaattatgaatatattttacGGTTGAAGCCATACATATCAGATTATGGTAATATTTCAAgtcacaaaaacaacaacattgttttaattttttaaaataaaataaagttgttttaaacaaaacaaaaaaattcattggaaTTGACCCAACAGGGTTTAACCAGGGTTTTGCTTGATTTGATTATTCAAATTGGTTTGAAATGAAATTCAACCTGATCTATGCTCTGGGTCAACGGATTTCCAAAAAGATTGGGTTTAATAAGTATTGTTGGAGAATATTTTACTAGACATGGTTGGGttagtttttaaattggtttgaaATGAAACTCAAATTAATCCATGTTCCGAGTCAACGAGTTTCCAAATAGgttgggtttaataattatttttatagtaatttttacCGTAGAAAAAAGAGATCAAAACTGGCAAAAAAGGAACACAATGTAACACTATTGATTTAGTAACACTCATGATGATCGAACCAATATTcgaattcataaaaattaattagttccTCTTTCTTATGCATGAGAAGATATCCAagtaatatcaaataataattaaaaagataataagaCTGAATTCAAggcagaaaaaagaaagaacaaatttataaaagaacAACGAAAGAACACCCTCCCTCTAAATAAAACTATCTACTACTTCTAAGGAACGtgaaatgatatatatttttttgttagtgaTAAGATTTTAAAGAAAGGGTAAGTGAAAATACCATCTGAAGCTGCATTTACACAGTACAGAAGGAAGTTACTGACATCAAAGCCAAGAACTGGTAGCCGGCCTTCACGAGCATAAATCTTTAGAGCAGTGCTAATGACCCCAGAAACAAGATCATCGCCATTAACCACAACCCTTATAGGCCCTGCACTACCAAGAAAACTGATACTTATCAAGAACCTGTTCTTTTTATCATCACCTTTCTTATTGTTCTTGTTCTGCTTATGTAACAACATTTTCTCGCTCACATTTCTCTTCGATTTTTCCATTTTTCAGCCttcctttaattaaaaaaaaaaaacaagatggtTCAAAGTAGGAAGAAAGAAGCTAAgggtattaaattaaaagaaaaaaaataaagtaatttaatCTTGTGTGGTTTTCTTCGGGGATCGAGGCCGAGGCTGAGGCAACGACTGTACCAGACTAGTTTGCTGGAGCCAAAGTGGCAAATAAGCGCGTGAAAAGAGCATGCAAAAGCTCTTTGAGAAGAAGGAGTAGAGAGAAAGAGCATCAAAATAGTTATAGAATTTATTTCAACCAGTCAAGAAGGAATtgataaaagatgaagaagacaAGAGTGGTGTACATTGAGGTTTCCTTTAGAAGAGAATATAAGCAGAGGAATAAGGAGGAGTAGGGTTTATTAATAGAGAGACAAGagagttttctttgttttttgtcaaatttttttataagcatcGGTAGTGTGCTTCGCTATGGTTGCTGCTTTACGTGGATCTGTTTTTGTGCCCTTTTGCAGGCTGTTAGGGTTGCATTTTCCTCTCTTTCCCatgaaagaaatcaaagaagTTACACGATGAGTACTCTTGTAGTTTAGTAAACTGTATCAGTGCTTTAgttcttagtttttttctttttttttttaacaatattgagttgattcttcttgtttttgataATGTTGTTCTTACTTCCAATTACAATACAGAGAGACATTTTGGAATTTTCCTATTAACacatattgagtttattagtTTCTAGTTGTTTTCCTTCAATTGTGTTTTCCATGCCCCATTTTTacgtattttattttatttttatgatgataatatAAATGATAAGAGAAGGATAAAGAATTTAGggagtgaaataaaaagaaaaggagaattaGGAACTAAGAGAATAAGGaaataagaagaaataattagagacatgtttaattttttatttatttatttatcatgtattaacattttcaatttgatttttatttttttgatttttgattttttttctagttcttttataaaaagttttattgttttaaattttactcttcaatccaagtttatagtatgttttttatattcttatttttttgatattttctcttttgttaatctttttgtttttttcaatttaattttcaaattgaaaatttattattgctttttaatttattttttattttaatttaacctttattatttttatttttttgtgtaattttttcccgatttaattttttaacattttattttttagggattgggtttgaagattttttttatatatattgttcttaatttaataacataaatcacgagtttaaaaaattaataaaattaatagaaggtgatatttttttctgtctTATTATCTTTTCTGTCGCTTAATATTATAACCATAACTATATCCATTTGAAAATAGCAATAACGATTGCTTAtccattatttaatatatttgaattttttattatcatatttcaACCATCAGATATACTCATTTGGATAACCGTTAACCATCCACatgtttttcaaagaaaaaacttatcataactatttttatttttttaagtcaataatgtaataaatttgattaaccatatgtaaataaaattattattaacatataacCATATTATTAACATCAATAAATAAGTTAAAGAACAACAAGATATACATATAATTGTATATacacttaatatatatatgtttgtgtTTCGAATCCAATGCAGTTTGgaactagaaaattaaaattgttgatatgtttatattaaaaaaataaaaatttttaaaaaatattttaatatattttcaagtaaaaaattactttcaaatattattttagagtttaaaaattattatattaaagtttttttaatgtgttttttttataatcttgatgtgttgatattaaaaaaaacaaaatctaaaaacaatattttaatatattttcaagtaaataattatttttaaatattatattaaagtttttttaatatgttttttttataatcttgatggttgatattaaaaaaaaatattttaatatatttttaaataaaaaattatttttaaaaaacatttctcaccacaatacaaatttatttaatttatgtggCACATTGGATGTTGCACTTGGCATCTTCTGATTAATGTCCTAGAGCATAACATAATGGACAGATGCAAAAGAGATAAATTTGTTTAGTTGAAAAAATActgacaaaaatataaaaataaatatatttataaaacagTTTTAAACTAGATTTATAGAATGAATTTATATACtttcaacatgaaaaaatacatgaaaatatatcatttctATCCTTACCATCTCtatcttcattttgttttttgggtaCCGAAACAATAATCAAACACCCGAATATTTGAGTACGGCACCGTCGTTGGAggatttcaagtaaaaattgcGGGTAAAGTTTTCAGCAAGTAAATACTGAAAGTTTATATCCTGTATATTTGTAATAATGGTATCATATTCCATTGATGAATGTTGTCCAAACTTATAGCTAAGCATccataaattgaaataataaagcAGAGACTGGTTCAAGCATTCCTTCACGTTTATTCTTATGCACTTCAACTACTTTTTCCAGAAATCCTTTTTCAGATACCTTTCCATTTGAGCTCCTAGCTCGAGTTAAAGAAGCTTACTAGGATTTTTAGAGAACCAAAATGATCAGTGTACCTCAGACTACTCAACAATTAGCAAGTTATTTTCTGTTAGTCCCTCGCCAATGGTGGGATATTCAGGAGACAGCTGCCAATCTCCATCCACCAAGAACTTGATTTCATACCTTCAACATTGAAAAACAATGGGGGTCAGGACACACGAAGAAAACTGAAGAAGatttgataacaaaatagaaTTCGGCTTGCTCAATAGAATCGCACCTTCCAGGTCTGAGCATTAATGTTGCCGAGAACTTAGTAAAAGAACCATCATACTCTGGTGATAAGTGCTCCCCTTGACTCCAGCCATCAAAGGAGCCCATTACTTGTACACTCTGAAAATAGATGAATCTTTATGAGAGGAGGTTATCCCTCCACCAAATTCCTTTACATTactcaaaatattttgaaatccaGATTTGTCGGTATAATTTCTTAGGAATATGAAGGTGGTTTCTTGCATTCTCACCTCTGCCATGCCACACCAGAACAAGGATACCTCCTTGGATTTTGCAGCATCCACATCCTTTATTTGctccttcaatttttcttggaGAACTTTACAGCAACATAAACGCCAATTGAACTTTTGTGAGGAAAATGACGGAAAAGCCTCAGTAAAGCAAAAGCATCAAAAGAAATAGTAGAGCTACATtcattgtgttaaaaaaaaactaagatggTTGTCTTGAGACGTAATTACATGCTGGTTCACAAAGCTAAGCAACACAACAAAGTTGACCTTAAAACATGCATGATGCACCTAGCACCATGTGCTCAAGCCACAAGAAACTGAGGAAATTATAAAAGGAATaaccttaaatttttaagatttgcAATTTGACCTTGCTTGCAAGACTGCTGCATTGCACTTGCCATGCATTTGGAGAAGCCACAAAATTTACTTGTTCAAAAGGACCaaaattacaatcataaaaCATGCATGCAAAAAGCTATGTACCTCTTAAGCGTGAAAGCAGGTGAGATTGTACGTATTTCCCATTTATCTTTCTTGACCCTTCTGGAATTTCATATTGAGCCATTTCTTCTGACAGCGTGACCAAAGCCTGcccatcaaaagaaaaaattagagCACTTCTATATTTGGTTGACATCACCAAGATATGGAAAAGGTACATGGAGCCTTTTAAGATTCACAATATCTGATTTATAGAGGGAGCACGTGCAGCTAATTCTGCCTAAATCCATTCAACAAAGCTTTTAGATCAACCAATTAGACGCTTTGATCTGTATTCAGCAAAATGCAAACAATTATGgttctgaaaatataaataaccaAACTACTAAAATAAGCCCTTTGCTCGTTCCAAAGTAAAAGAAGATCCTAAAGAACTTCTGCTTGaattactaacaaaatacatgtaTAATAGAGCTTTCGAGCAATAATGCCCATAGAGGCTTAGACTACTCGCACACAAAACATAATGCTAACCCAAGACTGGGCCATATCCCTAACCACTGATTGTTGAATTGCCTGGATCAGAGCCATCCATACAAGAGTGGTTTGAGGGACAGGTATGTCACGCATCCACAGTTCGAGGAGTGCGACACTTTTTTATTGCTGGGGACACTGACTCATGCTATACATGGTAATAAAACATCAGCAGTTCTTCAATAAGCTTCAGGTGAAGAAAAAGGAGATATTTCTCATATGAGAAATGGGAGATTCAGAAAACGAGACAATTGTTCAAATAGTCCACTGTTAACCTGAATTTCAAGTTCCATCACAGCAAGTTCACTTTTGAAGTTTACCAGTGCATCCTCCATTACATGCAGCtgcaaatttattatttaaaaaaaaaaaaaaacagaggatgTTAGACCAAAGGCTTCGTACAACGACATCCCACTAAAAACACagcttttcaaaaatattaacattactattataaattataactttgatttttatgaaaaatatttgtaatcttgatatatttgtttatgaaaaaCTTGTCTTCGTTTTCAATAAATgaacatgtttttcaattttttaatggaaaagaaatattggaaaaagaaaatagatttttgttaCTAAACACACACTAGTTTtccaaatgcaaaaaaatattgtatttaaataagtttcagttttttaaaaaattagagcaTTATTCTATTTCTTAACATCTTCTATAATTTGCAGAGACTATATTTCCTCTGATAGCATCGATTAATTTACCATGTATGACACGATGATATTCCAAATTGCACCCTCTTTATTGATGTAATTCTGACAAAGGAACCAAAGGTTGTATTTATTGAAAGTTTTCAGATAGGTATTCTGGAGTCCAGAGTACTTGGGATATGCAGAAATCTAGCATATGCATTGCAACTTTAGAGATACACAACATATTGAAGGGGTTGTTTGTCTGTATGGAGCAGGGGTGTCAAAGTTAACATTTTTCAGTACCTAGTGTCATCATGCAAAGGGCAGGGCCAGGGGGCAAGTGAGTAGAGAATAACAACTTTTTATGATAGTTAAATGGAGAAAAAGGATCCATCCAAATGAGCCAAAACTTTTGGGACAGGGATTTACTTGTGTCGAGTATTGgggcatgataaaaaaaaaaaaaagtacatgaCAACTGCAACAAGATGGCAAATCATCCATCAAAGTCAGACCATGAATGTGTTATAGTCCTGATATCAGATATAAATCATATGCAGCAAGAATGCAAGCAAAACCACCAACAAAATGCATAaggaatttttatatataacatcAGGTTTTCCTCCTAAACATACCCAAGTTTCCACATATACAAACCTGTCGTTTGAGAAACCGGTTTTGCTGATTTGCTTCACTTAGTTTTTTTGCAAGGTTTTTTCTCTGAGAATCAAGCAGCAGTGCCTTCAACTGTCAAAAACTATAGAATATCAGTCCACGTTTCTTTCTCAAAGGATAGACCACAACCcagacattttttttcttcttatagtgCATGTCAATTGGCCTAACAGAGTCCACACTTGGCAATTTCATTGTTATACTGTACTAAAGATTACAGCTACGACCTTAGCAGGCATATTCAATTTTGGCAGCACCAGAATTTCAGGAATGAGGTTAATGTCCAGCACATCCTGATGAAAACTAACGTCCAATTTCAAATGAAGCAGAGCTATAGCAAGAAATAGAACTTCACATGTAAATTGAAGAATATGGCAAATGAGAcagaacaaacaaaataataatatcaatgcTCATGTCAAATATACCAATATAATTTTACCCAGCCAAAGAAAGAAACATCAAAATGGAAGCTACTAAATTATTTGAGGTCAACACACAATCACATGCTGAACATAATTAAAAGCAGTTTACTCCACTCGATGTTTATGAGGATGCCAGCAAGTGTACACTATTGGCTTCTATGCTTCTCatgttttcatttaattgttGCATTGCTAGGAAGTATGCAATTAAAAGTCTTCAAGGAACAGATGCCAGTCCAACCTTGAAAGATATTcgctctctatttatttattaatttatttatctatggTTCAATGTATTGATCATTGAATTCTAGGGGTATAGAAAGAGAAGGTCTCGATTGGAAGAGAATGCTAGTTGCTCCATGCCCGTTTACTGTTTCAGCAATGACAAAACTCTGTAACTGATATTATCAAACTTTACCAAACAGAAGTGAAAATGTGAGCTCACCTCATCACTGCTCAATGGTTGATCAAGAGGCTCTTCTGGTAAATCCTCGGATGAACTCCCTTCATCATCTGAATAGTCTTCTGGCTGTTCTGACGAAGATTCCTCCAAACTAACAGGCATGGTATATGTTCTCCACAATACATTGCTCATCCAATTTTTCCTAGCAGAGCCCCAATAAGAATGAGCAAAACTTAGGTTGCTTGGTTTAATGGTGCAGCCAAACACATGATAAGGAAGCTTATGGATGCTTTCCACATCTAACATTCGTGAATTCCGTGAAAACCATGGTACTTGTTTGCCAATACAACACCTATCACCAATCATAACAAAGCTAAGCATGGTCAGGAAGAGGTAAACTACTCTGAAATGCATTGAACAATAGGGAAATGAGGTGACAGCTacagaaaaatcaaacaaaagggGGTGCGAACAAAAACATTGGTAACTGGCAGAAAAAACTTGAGTCCTTTTCTGCAGTTTAAAAGCAAAGAGAAGAGGTTGCCGATGTAAAACATTCTCGGCATAGCAAATCTGAAATATCCTTTTTGGGCAATTGCCAACAGTTTCAACTTTTTGAATTGGAAGATCCTATCCACACATAACAGTTGGCTTTGTCTCCCCTCTTTGCCGTATCAACTTAAAGATGCTATTGTAATCTTGGTAAGGGCATGGCAGAAAGCATCTTATCGAGAAACTATAAGCCTATCATACCATGATCATAAGCTCAGCTTAATTTATGACATCAGTTTTtctgaaaaggaaaaggtaaaataac encodes:
- the LOC133670425 gene encoding protein PTST, chloroplastic isoform X3, yielding MKFLLMLDFLFPFLTTGPFNMEIGTTRCCIGKQVPWFSRNSRMLDVESIHKLPYHVFGCTIKPSNLSFAHSYWGSARKNWMSNVLWRTYTMPVSLEESSSEQPEDYSDDEGSSSEDLPEEPLDQPLSSDELKALLLDSQRKNLAKKLSEANQQNRFLKRQALVTLSEEMAQYEIPEGSRKINGKYVQSHLLSRLRVLQEKLKEQIKDVDAAKSKEVSLFWCGMAESVQVMGSFDGWSQGEHLSPEYDGSFTKFSATLMLRPGRYEIKFLVDGDWQLSPEYPTIGEGLTENNLLIVE
- the LOC133671028 gene encoding uncharacterized protein LOC133671028, coding for MEKSKRNVSEKMLLHKQNKNNKKGDDKKNRFLISISFLGSAGPIRVVVNGDDLVSGVISTALKIYAREGRLPVLGFDVSNFLLYCVNAASDALNPWEPIGSHEGRNFVLCKKQVQQETTEERAEIIAKKPSGWKAWIMAQQVLKF
- the LOC133670425 gene encoding protein PTST, chloroplastic isoform X2, with amino-acid sequence MEIGTTRCCIGKQVPWFSRNSRMLDVESIHKLPYHVFGCTIKPSNLSFAHSYWGSARKNWMSNVLWRTYTMPVSLEESSSEQPEDYSDDEGSSSEDLPEEPLDQPLSSDELKALLLDSQRKNLAKKLSEANQQNRFLKRQLHVMEDALVNFKSELAVMELEIQALVTLSEEMAQYEIPEGSRKINGKYVQSHLLSRLRVLQEKLKEQIKDVDAAKSKEVSLFWCGMAESVQVMGSFDGWSQGEHLSPEYDGSFTKFSATLMLRPGRYEIKFLVDGDWQLSPEYPTIGEGLTENNLLIVE
- the LOC133670425 gene encoding protein PTST, chloroplastic isoform X1 codes for the protein MKFLLMLDFLFPFLTTGPFNMEIGTTRCCIGKQVPWFSRNSRMLDVESIHKLPYHVFGCTIKPSNLSFAHSYWGSARKNWMSNVLWRTYTMPVSLEESSSEQPEDYSDDEGSSSEDLPEEPLDQPLSSDELKALLLDSQRKNLAKKLSEANQQNRFLKRQLHVMEDALVNFKSELAVMELEIQALVTLSEEMAQYEIPEGSRKINGKYVQSHLLSRLRVLQEKLKEQIKDVDAAKSKEVSLFWCGMAESVQVMGSFDGWSQGEHLSPEYDGSFTKFSATLMLRPGRYEIKFLVDGDWQLSPEYPTIGEGLTENNLLIVE